The following coding sequences are from one Lipingzhangella halophila window:
- a CDS encoding conjugal transfer protein — protein MFGRSTARRGATSQEEAVAADFDDYDAGYAPQPTRRGRRPRAGSGGRWWVWLGRAVLWAFIIVVIFNGIWLPFRGGLAQPSEEETADDSGPDFPTTAASAFAVRFANAYLNGEETAGANGERERAEVLAEFVPEGEASAFDNVSGELTGENIEVATIDVQDDENAVVTLSADVNGEPMSLDVPVYADENAALVVSGPPALLAAPSTAELPGGDAIENDTAVRDELQANLEGFFEAYAETPDHLTRYVEPGASVTELPADTVSFQEVDDVVVPVGSGNGEDVREATATVVWQLPGADEETTPTNIRQTYQLTVVKDGGNWYVRDIQGAPQSFND, from the coding sequence ATGTTTGGCAGGTCGACCGCGCGACGCGGCGCCACCTCGCAGGAGGAAGCCGTGGCGGCCGACTTCGATGACTACGACGCCGGCTACGCGCCCCAACCCACCCGGCGGGGCCGGCGCCCCCGGGCCGGTTCCGGTGGCCGCTGGTGGGTGTGGCTGGGCCGGGCGGTGCTATGGGCGTTCATCATTGTTGTCATCTTCAACGGCATCTGGTTGCCGTTCCGCGGCGGTCTTGCCCAGCCGTCGGAGGAGGAGACGGCCGACGACTCCGGGCCGGACTTCCCCACCACCGCCGCCTCAGCGTTCGCCGTGCGCTTCGCGAATGCCTACCTGAACGGCGAGGAGACCGCCGGTGCGAACGGGGAGCGCGAGCGCGCCGAGGTGCTCGCCGAGTTCGTCCCCGAGGGGGAGGCCTCCGCCTTCGACAATGTCAGTGGTGAGCTCACCGGAGAGAACATCGAAGTCGCCACCATCGATGTCCAGGACGATGAGAACGCCGTCGTCACGCTCAGCGCCGACGTCAACGGCGAGCCCATGAGCCTCGACGTCCCGGTCTACGCGGACGAGAACGCGGCCCTGGTCGTCTCCGGGCCGCCGGCGCTGCTCGCGGCCCCCTCAACAGCGGAGCTTCCCGGCGGTGACGCCATCGAGAACGACACCGCCGTCCGTGATGAACTCCAGGCGAACCTCGAAGGATTTTTCGAGGCCTACGCCGAAACCCCCGACCATCTCACCCGTTACGTTGAGCCGGGAGCGAGCGTCACCGAGCTCCCCGCGGACACCGTGAGCTTCCAGGAGGTCGACGACGTCGTCGTTCCGGTGGGCTCCGGTAATGGCGAGGACGTGCGGGAGGCCACGGCCACAGTGGTGTGGCAGCTTCCGGGCGCCGACGAGGAGACCACCCCCACCAACATCCGCCAGACGTACCAGTTGACGGTCGTCAAGGACGGCGGAAACTGGTACGTCCGCGACATTCAAGGAGCCCCCCAGTCATTCAACGACTGA